A single Anatilimnocola floriformis DNA region contains:
- the lipA gene encoding lipoyl synthase, translated as MNLLRELPLYREPTNDCTSGGCGSVAAPQPEQLADRRLPRWLKREVPKGNFNHQTQSLLEELKLETVCDNAKCPNRMECYSQKTATFMILGNVCTRPCGFCAVARGKTQQVESDEPARLAEASLRLGLKHVVITSVTRDDLADGGAEHFYQCVLAVREKTGAAVEVLTPDFINNEAALARVVAARPEVFNHNTETVPRLYRKVRGPKSDYRWTLHLLKRIKELDPTIKTKSGLMLGLGETTEEIFEVLADLRSVNCDLLTLGQYLMPSATAADHYLPVVRYVPPEEFDFLGNAARKMGFAEVASGPFVRSSYHARDLADAASAQSQAVASLADTASV; from the coding sequence GTGAATCTGTTGCGTGAATTGCCTCTCTATCGCGAACCGACCAACGACTGCACGTCGGGTGGTTGCGGATCGGTTGCTGCACCACAACCAGAACAACTCGCCGACCGCCGCTTGCCGCGCTGGCTGAAGCGGGAAGTGCCCAAGGGGAACTTCAACCATCAGACGCAAAGCTTGCTCGAAGAGCTGAAGCTCGAGACCGTGTGCGATAACGCGAAGTGCCCCAATCGCATGGAGTGCTATTCGCAAAAAACGGCCACGTTCATGATCCTCGGCAACGTCTGCACCCGGCCCTGCGGCTTCTGCGCAGTCGCTCGCGGCAAGACGCAGCAAGTCGAAAGCGACGAACCGGCCCGCCTGGCCGAAGCCTCGTTGCGACTGGGTTTGAAACACGTGGTGATTACTTCCGTCACGCGCGATGATCTCGCCGACGGCGGCGCGGAACATTTCTATCAGTGCGTGCTCGCGGTCCGCGAAAAGACCGGCGCTGCCGTGGAAGTTCTCACGCCCGATTTCATCAACAACGAAGCCGCTCTCGCCCGCGTGGTTGCGGCCCGGCCTGAAGTCTTCAATCACAACACCGAAACGGTGCCGCGACTTTATCGCAAAGTGCGCGGGCCGAAGTCGGACTATCGCTGGACGCTCCATTTGCTCAAGCGGATCAAGGAACTCGATCCGACGATCAAGACGAAGAGCGGCTTGATGCTCGGCCTCGGCGAAACGACGGAAGAGATTTTTGAAGTCCTCGCCGATCTGCGGAGCGTGAATTGCGATCTGCTCACGCTCGGTCAGTATCTGATGCCGAGCGCCACCGCAGCCGACCATTACTTGCCGGTGGTTCGTTACGTGCCGCCGGAAGAGTTTGATTTTCTCGGCAATGCAGCCCGCAAGATGGGATTTGCCGAAGTGGCGAGCGGGCCGTTTGTCCGCAGCAGTTATCACGCGCGCGACCTTGCTGATGCTGCAAGTGCGCAGTCCCAAGCAGTCGCTTCGCTCGCCGACACGGCCAGCGTTTAA
- a CDS encoding lipoyl(octanoyl) transferase LipB, which yields MSRRAPALPPFATHFFSLGLVDYEDCLTAQKRLAYDAVTRGDGRMTVLMCEHPNVITIGRRGSRDQLQLTGAELAERELTVRYVARGGGCLLHAPGQLAIYVITQLGWHRWSVGDFLRRWQNGLADALQTLNVQTQTLPKHFGLWGKSGLLAALGVAVKFGVSTHGAFLNVDPDLRSMRRIEAVPAAEYRDLTATQPAAKNSLEFPTRPVPSSLLSETAIPVKMDAVRAAVVAQLAAAFDCGNYQLHTSHPLLPEIAPEFPGTASRESVA from the coding sequence ATGTCGCGTCGCGCGCCCGCACTGCCGCCGTTTGCCACCCATTTTTTCTCCCTGGGATTGGTCGACTACGAAGACTGCCTGACCGCTCAAAAGCGGCTGGCTTATGACGCCGTCACCCGCGGCGATGGCCGCATGACGGTGCTGATGTGCGAACATCCGAATGTGATCACCATCGGTCGCCGCGGTTCGCGCGATCAATTGCAACTCACCGGCGCTGAGCTCGCCGAGCGCGAGCTGACGGTCCGCTATGTCGCTCGTGGCGGCGGTTGTTTGTTGCACGCGCCGGGGCAACTAGCCATTTATGTCATTACACAGCTCGGCTGGCATCGCTGGAGCGTGGGCGATTTTCTGCGGCGGTGGCAAAACGGTTTGGCCGATGCACTTCAGACGCTGAATGTGCAAACCCAGACCCTGCCGAAACATTTCGGTCTGTGGGGCAAGAGCGGCTTGCTCGCCGCGCTGGGCGTGGCCGTCAAGTTCGGCGTGTCGACGCATGGGGCATTTTTGAATGTCGACCCCGACCTGCGGAGCATGCGCCGCATCGAAGCTGTCCCCGCTGCGGAATACCGCGACCTGACGGCTACTCAGCCCGCTGCTAAAAACTCCCTCGAATTCCCCACCCGGCCGGTGCCGTCGTCTCTCCTGTCCGAGACGGCAATCCCGGTTAAAATGGATGCTGTCCGAGCCGCCGTGGTGGCCCAGCTGGCTGCCGCGTTCGACTGCGGCAACTATCAGCTGCATACCAGCCATCCGCTCCTACCTGAAATTGCCCCCGAATTTCCTGGAACAGCATCTCGTGAATCTGTTGCGTGA
- a CDS encoding RNA polymerase sigma factor translates to METTLSAIDWQAALTLHDRWLRTVILARLQEPQAVDDVMQEVALAAVRQAAPLADVAKLAPWLYQLAVRQSLLYRRKCGRRRKLVQRAMELTPVETRETPAQPLGWLLASERRDLVRRALDLLPARDAQILLLKYTEDWNYHQIAAHLGCSHAAVETRLHRARQRMRDALTRLNAEVES, encoded by the coding sequence TTGGAAACGACCCTGTCTGCGATCGACTGGCAAGCCGCGCTCACGCTCCACGACCGGTGGCTGCGCACGGTGATCCTTGCGCGGTTGCAAGAGCCGCAGGCCGTGGATGATGTGATGCAGGAAGTGGCTTTGGCGGCGGTTCGGCAGGCGGCACCGCTGGCCGATGTGGCGAAGCTGGCGCCGTGGCTGTATCAGCTCGCCGTGCGGCAGTCGCTGTTGTATCGGCGGAAGTGTGGTCGGCGGCGAAAGTTGGTGCAGCGGGCGATGGAGCTCACGCCGGTCGAGACGCGCGAGACGCCGGCTCAGCCGCTGGGTTGGTTGCTGGCGAGTGAACGGCGGGATTTAGTGCGGCGGGCGCTCGATCTGTTGCCCGCGCGCGATGCCCAGATCCTGCTTTTGAAATACACCGAGGATTGGAACTATCACCAGATTGCGGCGCATCTGGGTTGCAGCCATGCTGCCGTGGAAACGCGGCTGCATCGTGCCCGGCAACGGATGCGCGACGCACTGACGAGATTGAATGCGGAGGTGGAATCGTGA